The Fimbriimonadaceae bacterium genome has a segment encoding these proteins:
- a CDS encoding phytanoyl-CoA dioxygenase family protein — MELCGGLPDLSGERVVDDAMVEAFRRDGHICVRGLCDPAEVAAYRDVIVEVAMKNNRETRPMEERDTYGKAFLQVMNLWQADDRLKCFVLAKRFANVAARLLGVEKVRLYHDQALFKEPGGGHTPWHQDQFYWPLDAPQTITLWMPLVDVDAVMGTMSFASGSHELGYVPLSQQISDASETFFERFVNAKGFKVESAGAMKAGDATFHTGWTLHKAPGNVTDRVREVLTIIYYPDGTRVTEPKNQFQSADRAAWLDNIEPGLLADGPLNPILN, encoded by the coding sequence ATGGAACTTTGCGGTGGATTGCCTGACCTCAGCGGTGAGCGGGTGGTCGATGATGCAATGGTCGAAGCCTTTCGTCGCGACGGACACATTTGCGTGAGGGGCCTGTGCGACCCTGCCGAAGTCGCCGCATACCGCGACGTCATTGTCGAAGTCGCGATGAAGAACAACCGCGAGACGCGGCCGATGGAAGAACGCGACACCTATGGCAAGGCGTTCTTGCAGGTCATGAACCTGTGGCAGGCGGACGATCGGCTCAAGTGCTTTGTGCTTGCCAAGCGGTTCGCCAATGTGGCGGCGCGGTTGCTTGGGGTGGAAAAGGTGCGGCTGTATCACGACCAAGCCCTTTTCAAAGAGCCGGGTGGCGGCCATACCCCTTGGCACCAGGATCAGTTTTACTGGCCGCTGGACGCTCCCCAAACGATCACGTTGTGGATGCCCCTGGTCGACGTCGACGCGGTCATGGGCACGATGAGTTTTGCCAGCGGCAGCCACGAGCTGGGTTACGTCCCCCTCTCCCAGCAGATCAGCGACGCCAGCGAGACATTTTTTGAACGGTTTGTCAATGCCAAGGGCTTCAAGGTCGAGTCTGCCGGCGCTATGAAGGCGGGAGACGCCACCTTCCATACGGGATGGACCCTCCACAAGGCTCCGGGCAACGTCACCGACCGGGTCAGGGAAGTGTTGACGATCATCTACTATCCCGACGGCACCAGAGTGACGGAACCGAAGAACCAGTTCCAGAGCGCTGACCGCGCCGCTTGGTTGGACAACATCGAGCCAGGACTTCTGGCCGACGGGCCGTTGAACCCGATTCTCAACTGA
- the mazG gene encoding nucleoside triphosphate pyrophosphohydrolase: MARVEAPARHGLVGPSQHHVAPVAMAVDARAHQVFTGFVGHWPLVQNALSILPGTAPVWADGVGMPWADCPPCDDLLVPAWNNERPTGLAGLVWVVDRLLGPGGCPWDMEQTHESLKKYLVEECYELVDAIDHRDDEGLVEELGDVLLQPLMHSQMEARDGRWDVHHVAETEAQKLVRRHPHVFGDKAVHDSADVLKQWDEIKKTEKGESRASVLAGVPQAAPALLRALEVSKRAARAGFEWPDMNAVWDKFDEETVEVREALVSGDQAQVSAEIGDLLFTVVNLARWAKVDPEDALRTMVDRFVGRFRHMEAMAGRGLEELSPDEWERLWSRAKSL, from the coding sequence GTGGCTAGGGTGGAGGCGCCCGCGCGCCACGGCTTGGTCGGCCCGTCCCAACACCATGTAGCCCCCGTGGCGATGGCGGTCGACGCCCGGGCCCACCAGGTCTTCACCGGCTTCGTCGGTCATTGGCCTCTGGTCCAGAATGCCCTGTCGATCCTCCCGGGCACCGCACCGGTCTGGGCCGACGGGGTGGGCATGCCTTGGGCAGACTGCCCACCCTGTGACGATCTTCTTGTTCCGGCCTGGAACAACGAAAGGCCGACTGGCCTGGCGGGCTTGGTCTGGGTCGTGGACCGGCTGCTTGGTCCGGGCGGCTGCCCATGGGACATGGAGCAGACCCACGAGTCCCTGAAGAAGTACTTGGTCGAAGAGTGTTACGAGTTGGTCGACGCCATCGACCATCGGGACGACGAGGGGCTTGTCGAAGAGTTGGGCGACGTTCTCCTTCAACCCCTCATGCATTCCCAAATGGAAGCGCGGGACGGACGCTGGGACGTCCACCACGTTGCCGAGACAGAGGCCCAGAAGCTGGTCCGCCGGCACCCCCACGTATTTGGGGACAAGGCGGTGCATGACTCAGCCGACGTCCTCAAGCAATGGGACGAGATCAAGAAGACGGAGAAGGGCGAGTCGCGGGCCTCGGTCCTTGCCGGCGTCCCCCAAGCGGCTCCGGCCCTGCTGAGGGCCCTTGAGGTCAGTAAGCGTGCCGCCCGGGCTGGGTTCGAGTGGCCGGACATGAACGCGGTCTGGGACAAGTTCGACGAAGAGACTGTCGAAGTCCGTGAGGCCCTCGTTTCGGGCGACCAGGCCCAGGTCTCCGCTGAGATTGGGGACCTGCTCTTCACCGTCGTGAACCTGGCCCGGTGGGCCAAGGTCGATCCCGAAGACGCCTTGCGCACCATGGTCGACCGCTTCGTCGGGCGGTTCCGTCACATGGAGGCCATGGCGGGCCGAGGCCTGGAGGAACTT
- a CDS encoding peptidyl-prolyl cis-trans isomerase: MRTGRFPWLAVAVATAALAHGQLDPNKTMVVVNGVTVTADNYYRRMERLADVGKLVGGKFAPATPGYLTLEQIINETLMVQLAVEKGVAPTEAEIDAEVKNLTTDEPQKVEGLRKMGITDAEIRYQVRVTLSEYKVQTMGINIAEQQVEDYYKSNPKKFNTPQMYRLRVIVVDSSALADEVDKQLSAGTAFTQVARKNSKDESALLDGFFGEYSAEDLGDKLRPAVEALKKGQTTGWIDSQKVKLKFLLEDVIPAKTVPFDAKTKAAIRQQLMVDRGRVKNDIPALMAEMRKKAKITYQGTPFDSQLKSTFGG, translated from the coding sequence ATGAGGACCGGCAGATTTCCTTGGTTGGCCGTGGCGGTCGCGACGGCGGCCTTGGCCCATGGTCAGCTTGACCCCAACAAGACGATGGTCGTCGTCAACGGGGTCACCGTCACCGCCGACAACTACTACCGGCGGATGGAACGCCTCGCTGACGTTGGCAAGCTCGTCGGAGGGAAGTTCGCCCCGGCCACCCCTGGTTACCTGACCCTTGAGCAGATCATCAACGAGACCCTCATGGTCCAGCTGGCCGTGGAGAAGGGCGTGGCCCCGACCGAGGCTGAGATCGACGCCGAAGTCAAGAACCTCACCACCGACGAGCCGCAAAAGGTCGAGGGCCTGAGAAAAATGGGGATCACCGACGCGGAGATCCGCTATCAGGTCAGGGTCACGCTCAGCGAGTACAAGGTGCAGACCATGGGCATCAACATCGCCGAGCAACAGGTCGAGGACTACTACAAGTCCAACCCCAAGAAGTTCAACACGCCGCAGATGTACCGGCTCAGGGTCATCGTGGTGGACAGTTCGGCTTTGGCCGACGAAGTGGACAAGCAACTCTCTGCGGGAACGGCGTTCACCCAAGTCGCCCGCAAGAACAGTAAGGACGAGTCGGCCTTGCTCGACGGCTTCTTTGGCGAGTATTCGGCCGAAGACCTCGGTGACAAGCTCCGTCCGGCGGTAGAGGCCTTGAAGAAAGGACAGACCACGGGATGGATCGACTCCCAGAAGGTCAAACTCAAGTTCTTGCTGGAAGACGTGATCCCGGCCAAGACCGTCCCGTTCGACGCCAAGACCAAGGCGGCGATCCGACAGCAACTGATGGTCGACCGGGGCCGGGTGAAGAACGACATCCCCGCCCTCATGGCCGAGATGCGCAAGAAGGCCAAGATCACGTACCAGGGCACCCCGTTTGACAGTCAGTTGAAGTCGACGTTTGGTGGCTAG